From the genome of Triticum aestivum cultivar Chinese Spring chromosome 3B, IWGSC CS RefSeq v2.1, whole genome shotgun sequence, one region includes:
- the LOC123064670 gene encoding protein NRT1/ PTR FAMILY 8.2 gives MGEVGAESAGMIYTQDGTVDIKGNPAVKSDTGNWRACPYILANECCERLAYYGMSANLSNFMLDNMGMNNTAAANSVTNWGGTCYATTLIGAFLADAYLGRFWTIASFVTIYIIGLGLLTVTASVKALVPTCAAKGVCDPTAGQTAAVFVGLYLVALGTGGIKPCVSSFGADQFDENDDGERRSKSSFFNWFYLSINIGALVASSVMVYVQEHYGWAWGFGIPAVVMAIAVGSFFVGTPLYRHQRPGGSPLTRIAQVLVAATRKLSVPVDGSALYETMDKESGIMGSRKLEHTEQFRFLDKAAVETPEDRTETGPSPWRLCTVTQVEELKSVVRLLPIWASGIVFAAVYGQMSTMFVFQGNTLDKRMGAHFSIPSASLSIFDTISVIAWVPVYDRLLVPAVRSFTGHPRGFTQLQRMGVGLVVSIFSMVAAGVLELIRLRTVARHGLYGEKDIVPISIFWQVPQYFIIGAAEVFVFVGQLDFFYDQAPDAMRSMCTALSLTAIALGGYVSTLLVTVVAKVTTRGGKEGWIPAKNLNVGHLDYFFWLMTVLSVVNFVVYLPIANWYTYKKTAGAGDDQDANEVGDGSTAGAGDDPDANQVGDDSTAGAGHDQDANEVGDDSPKSGDRTK, from the exons ATGGGGGAGGTTGGTGCTGAGTCTGCAGGCATGATCTACACCCAAGATGGCACGGTGGACATCAAGGGCAACCCGGCCGTCAAGAGTGACACCGGCAACTGGCGCGCCTGCCCCTACATCCTTG CGAACGAATGCTGCGAGCGGCTGGCCTACTACGGCATGAGCGCCAACCTGAGCAACTTCATGCTGGACAACATGGGCATGAACAACACCGCCGCCGCCAACAGCGTCACCAACTGGGGCGGCACCTGCTACGCCACCACCCTCAtcggcgccttcctcgccgacgCCTACCTTGGCCGCTTCTGGACCATCGCCTCCTTCGTCACCATCTACATCATCGGCCTCGGGCTCCTCACGGTTACGGCCTCGGTGAAGGCGCTGGTGCCGACGTGCGCGGCCAAGGGGGTGTGCGACCCGACGGCGGGGCAAACGGCCGCGGTGTTCGTGGGCTTGTACCTCGTCGCTCTGGGCACGGGCGGCATCAAGCCCTGCGTGTCCTCGTTCGGGGCCGACCAGTTCGACGAGAACGACGACGGCGAGCGCCGGAGCAAGAGCTCCTTCTTCAACTGGTTCTACCTGTCCATCAACATCGGCGCGCTGGTGGCGTCGTCCGTGATGGTGTACGTGCAGGAGCACTACGGCTGGGCCTGGGGCTTCGGCATCCCCGCCGTCGTCATGGCCATCGCCGTCGGCAGCTTCTTCGTCGGCACGCCGCTCTACCGCCACCAGCGCCCCGGCGGCAGCCCGCTCACCCGCATCGCGCAGGTGCTCGTCGCCGCCACGCGCAAGCTCAGCGTCCCTGTCGACGGGTCGGCTTTGTACGAGACGATGGACAAGGAGTCTGGCATCATGGGGAGCCGCAAGCTGGAGCACACCGAGCAGTTCAGGTTCCTCGACAAAGCGGCCGTGGAGACGCCGGAGGACAGGACGGAGACCGGGCCGTCGCCGTGGCGGCTGTGCACGGTGACGCAGGTGGAGGAGCTCAAGAGCGTGGTGCGGCTGCTGCCCATCTGGGCGAGCGGCATCGTCTTCGCGGCGGTGTACGGGCAGATGAGCACCATGTTCGTGTTCCAGGGAAACACCCTCGACAAGCGCATGGGCGCCCACTTCTCCATCCCGTCCGCCTCTCTCTCTATCTTCGACACCATCAGCGTCATCGCCTGGGTGCCCGTCTATGACCGCCTCCTCGTCCCGGCCGTCCGCTCCTTCACCGGCCACCCCCGCGGCTTCACGCAGCTCCAGCGCATGGGTGTCGGCCTCGTCGTCTCAATcttctccatggtcgccgccggcgtgctCGAGCTCATCCGTCTCCGCACGGTCGCGCGGCACGGGCTGTACGGGGAGAAGGACATCGTGCCCATCTCCATCTTCTGGCAGGTGCCGCAGTACTTCATCATCGGCGCCGCCGAGGTGTTCGTCTTCGTGGGGCAGCTCGATTTCTTCTACGACCAGGCGCCGGACGCCATGAGGAGCATGTGCACGGCGCTGTCGCTCACGGCGATAGCGCTGGGGGGCTACGTGAGCACGCTGCTGGTGACCGTGGTGGCGAAGGTGACGACGAGGGGCGGAAAGGAAGGGTGGATCCCGGCGAAGAACCTTAACGTCGGCCACCTCGACTACTTCTTCTGGCTGATGACCGTGCTCAGCGTCGTCAACTTTGTTGTCTACCTACCCATCGCCAATTGGTACACCTACAAGAAGACCGCCGGAGCCGGAGACGACCAGGACGCCAACGAAGTAGGTGATGGTTCGACTGCCGGAGCCGGAGACGACCCGGACGCCAACCAAGTAGGTGATGATTCGACTGCCGGAGCCGGACATGACCAGGACGCCAACGAAGTAGGTGATGATTCACCTAAATCAGGAGACAGAACAAAATAG